From one Desulfobacteraceae bacterium genomic stretch:
- the rpsU gene encoding 30S ribosomal protein S21, whose translation MKEITVKVLDNDLEKAMRILKKKIQNDGLFKRLKLKKSYEKPSEYRRRKEREAVRRQRIAAARKRFRR comes from the coding sequence TTGAAGGAAATCACTGTCAAGGTCTTGGACAATGACCTCGAAAAAGCGATGCGCATTCTGAAGAAGAAAATCCAGAACGACGGGCTTTTCAAACGGCTGAAGCTCAAGAAAAGCTATGAGAAACCCAGCGAGTACCGGCGGCGTAAAGAGCGCGAAGCGGTGCGCCGCCAGCGGATTGCAGCAGCCAGAAAACGATTCCGGCGATAA
- the adk gene encoding adenylate kinase, with translation MRLILLGGPGAGKGTQANYIKERYQIPQISTGDMLRAAVKAGTELGKKAKAVMDAGGLVPDDVIIGLVKERIKEPDCQKGFLFDGFPRTIPQADAMKAAGVAIDAVVDIDVPDEEIIKRMSGRRVHLASGRTYHLVFNPPKVEGKDDVTGEPLIQRDDDKEETVRKRLEVYHAQTEPLIGYYRNWEASGDAAAPKYIKIEGVGKVDGIRDAIFSALDKFK, from the coding sequence ATGCGTCTGATTTTGTTGGGCGGCCCTGGTGCCGGAAAGGGAACTCAGGCCAATTACATCAAGGAGCGATACCAGATCCCGCAGATTTCCACGGGCGATATGCTGCGGGCGGCCGTCAAGGCGGGCACCGAACTGGGCAAAAAGGCCAAGGCCGTGATGGATGCCGGCGGGCTCGTTCCCGATGACGTGATAATCGGGCTGGTGAAGGAGCGGATCAAAGAACCCGATTGTCAGAAAGGGTTTCTCTTTGACGGTTTTCCCCGGACCATCCCCCAGGCGGATGCCATGAAAGCGGCCGGTGTCGCTATTGACGCGGTGGTGGATATCGATGTGCCGGATGAGGAGATCATCAAGCGCATGAGCGGGCGCCGGGTCCACCTGGCCAGCGGCCGAACCTACCATCTCGTTTTCAATCCGCCCAAGGTTGAGGGCAAGGACGATGTCACCGGTGAGCCTCTGATCCAGCGCGACGACGACAAAGAGGAAACCGTGCGCAAGCGCCTGGAAGTCTACCATGCCCAGACCGAACCGTTGATCGGCTACTACCGCAATTGGGAAGCAAGCGGGGATGCGGCCGCGCCCAAATACATCAAGATCGAAGGCGTGGGCAAGGTGGATGGCATCCGCGACGCCATTTTCTCCGCGCTGGATAAGTTCAAATAG
- a CDS encoding HD domain-containing protein gives MPLSAILDSLPDAEGAYLVGGTVRDILIGRPPMDIDIAVARDARRFAARLAEGKGGRLVVMGSPGKVVYRVAAADRLFDITPLAGNSLEKDLGRRDFTINAMALSLRSRRLVDLHGGQQDLRAGTVRMVHPNAFRRDPIRLLRAYRCAANLNFEINAATAAAIARQAGLISRAAAERIREEFFKTLQTPRCHRWLKEMAASGLLFHLFPELKALRTCPQNRTFHRHDAWAHTLAAFDELEAILAPPPPRQIAAVVQLDRQATAWLKTALLLHDIGKPATQSLDPGGGIHFYGHEKTGAALAARISQRLRFSARERSFIDFIIGNHLRPLHLFNAWTRERLSPRAQTRFFMHCGDLTPPLLLHALADIRAKVGEPAVSRAFTRFAFSQLEAFATTYIPRKAARPLISGHDLIAELQLTPSPVFKAVLDFITQEQLAGGIQTREAALSAARMFVERKQAEVGKGPFPAKNGEGP, from the coding sequence ATGCCCCTTTCAGCGATCTTAGACTCACTGCCAGACGCCGAGGGCGCCTATCTTGTGGGCGGCACCGTCCGTGACATCCTTATCGGCCGCCCCCCAATGGATATTGATATTGCAGTTGCCCGGGATGCAAGGCGCTTTGCAGCCCGGCTGGCCGAGGGCAAGGGGGGCCGCCTGGTGGTCATGGGTTCCCCCGGCAAAGTGGTCTATCGGGTGGCGGCCGCAGACCGGCTGTTTGACATCACCCCGCTTGCCGGCAACAGCCTTGAAAAAGACCTCGGTCGTCGGGATTTTACCATCAATGCCATGGCCCTCTCGCTTCGCAGCCGCCGCCTGGTGGATCTGCACGGCGGCCAGCAGGACCTCCGGGCCGGAACCGTCCGGATGGTGCATCCGAACGCTTTCCGCCGGGACCCCATCCGGCTGCTGCGGGCCTACCGCTGCGCGGCCAATCTGAACTTCGAAATCAACGCGGCCACCGCCGCAGCGATCGCCCGCCAGGCCGGGCTGATCAGCCGGGCCGCGGCGGAACGCATCCGCGAAGAGTTCTTCAAGACGCTGCAAACGCCCCGATGCCACCGCTGGCTCAAGGAGATGGCGGCATCCGGCCTGCTGTTTCATCTTTTTCCTGAACTCAAGGCCCTGCGAACATGCCCACAGAACCGGACATTTCACCGCCATGATGCCTGGGCGCACACGCTCGCGGCCTTCGACGAACTGGAAGCGATCCTGGCCCCCCCGCCGCCCCGTCAAATTGCCGCAGTGGTCCAACTCGACCGTCAGGCCACGGCGTGGCTGAAAACGGCGCTTCTGCTGCACGATATCGGCAAGCCCGCCACGCAGTCGCTCGATCCCGGGGGGGGGATTCATTTCTACGGCCACGAAAAAACCGGTGCGGCCCTGGCGGCCCGGATCAGCCAACGCCTGCGATTCTCCGCACGCGAGCGGTCCTTTATTGACTTCATCATCGGCAACCACCTGCGCCCGCTGCACCTTTTCAATGCCTGGACCCGGGAGCGCCTCTCGCCCAGAGCCCAGACCCGGTTTTTCATGCACTGCGGCGACCTGACGCCGCCCCTGCTGCTCCACGCCCTTGCCGACATACGTGCCAAGGTGGGCGAGCCCGCCGTCAGCAGGGCGTTTACGCGCTTTGCCTTCAGCCAGCTGGAGGCTTTTGCGACAACCTACATCCCCCGCAAGGCGGCCCGCCCCTTGATCAGCGGTCACGACCTGATCGCGGAGCTGCAGTTGACGCCGTCACCGGTTTTCAAAGCGGTACTGGATTTCATTACGCAGGAGCAGCTCGCAGGCGGGATTCAAACCAGGGAAGCGGCTCTTTCGGCCGCCAGAATGTTTGTGGAGCGAAAACAGGCGGAAGTGGGGAAAGGGCCCTTTCCGGCCAAGAACGGAGAGGGCCCTTGA